The following are encoded together in the Rhabdothermincola salaria genome:
- a CDS encoding maleylpyruvate isomerase N-terminal domain-containing protein, with amino-acid sequence MGDLFEAYDRVRMRMIELVEGCDPDELARTVPACPDWSVTDLVAHCSGLPAALSSGDVPGGELQAWLDGLVEARRGRSLASLVEEWTSIDEGLRGLLSGGAGLLFDDLAVHEHDLRGAIGRADYDALDVDMVLPRTLAGLTAPLEAAGLGSIEARCGVRTWRSHDAPPGWVLVTTPWEVTRAVNSRRTADELRALPHEGEVEPYLAVLDAHLPLPTESLGEA; translated from the coding sequence GTGGGGGATCTGTTCGAGGCATACGACCGCGTGCGGATGCGCATGATCGAGCTGGTCGAGGGGTGCGATCCGGACGAGTTGGCCCGCACCGTCCCCGCCTGCCCGGACTGGTCGGTCACGGATCTGGTGGCGCACTGCAGCGGGCTGCCCGCGGCCCTCTCGTCGGGCGACGTCCCCGGCGGCGAGCTCCAGGCCTGGCTCGACGGCCTGGTCGAGGCCCGCCGGGGCCGGTCGCTGGCGTCCCTCGTCGAGGAGTGGACGAGCATCGACGAGGGCCTGCGAGGTCTGCTGTCCGGTGGGGCCGGGCTGCTCTTCGACGACCTGGCCGTGCACGAGCACGACCTGAGGGGCGCCATCGGCCGTGCCGACTACGACGCCCTCGACGTGGACATGGTCCTGCCTCGCACGCTCGCCGGCCTGACGGCCCCGTTGGAGGCGGCCGGTCTCGGGAGCATCGAGGCCCGGTGCGGGGTGCGGACCTGGCGGTCCCACGACGCCCCGCCCGGGTGGGTGCTGGTCACCACTCCGTGGGAGGTGACCAGGGCGGTCAACAGCCGCCGCACCGCCGACGAGCTGCGCGCCCTGCCTCACGAGGGCGAGGTGGAGCCGTATCTCGCCGTGCTCGACGCCCACCTACCGTTGCCCACCGAGTCGCTGGGAGAGGCCTGA